The genomic region CTTGAATGTGAGGAGAACAGGCCTACTACTCTTTCTCAGCTCCTCACTCAAAGAGTACACTCGCACTGCAACTGCACAACCATAACAGTGAgagaatttacaaccccgattccaaaaaagttgggacaaagcacaaattgtaaataaaaaaggaatgcaatgatgtggaagtttcaaaattccatattttattcagaatagaacatagatgacatatcaaatgtttaaactgagaaaatgtatcatttaaagagaaaaattaggtgattttaaatttcatgacaacaatacatctcaaaaaagttgggacaaggccatgtttaccactgtgagacatccccttttctctttacaacagtctgtaaacgtctggggactgaggagacaagttgctcaagtttagggataggaatgttaacccattcttgtctaatgtaggattctagttgctcaactgtcttaggtcttttttgtcgtatcttccgttttatgatgtgccaaatgttttctatgggtgaaagatctggactgcaggctggccagttcagtacccggacccttcttctacgcagccatgatgctgtaattgatgcagtatgtggtttggcattgtcatgttgaaaaatgcaaggtcttccctgaaagagatgtcgtctggatgggagcatatgttgctctagaacctggatatacctttcagcattgatggtgtctttccagatgtgtaagctgcccatgccacacacactaatgcaaccccataccatcagagatgcaggcttctgaactgagcgctgataacaacttgggtcatccttctcctctttagtccaaatgacacagcgttcctgatttccataaagaacttcaaattttgattcgtctgaccacagaacagttttccactttgccacagtccattttaaattaaccttggcccagagaagacatctgcgcttctggatcatgtttagatacggcttcttctttaaactatagagtcttagctggcaatggcggatggcacggtgaattgtgttcacagataatgttctctggaaatattcctgagcccattttgtgatttccaatacagaagcatgcctgtatgtgatgcagtgccgtctaagggcccgaagatcacgggcacccagtatgtttttcggccttgacccttacgcacagagattcttccagattctctgaatcttttgatgatattatgcactatagatgatgatatgttcaaactctttgcaattttacactgtcgaactcctttctgatattgctccaccatttgtcagcgcagaattagggggattggtgatcctcttcccatctttacttctgagagccgctgcccctccaagatgctctttttatacccagtcatgttaattacctattgccaattgacctaatgagttgcaatttggtcctccagctgttccttttttgtaccttttaacttttccagcctcttattgcccctgtcccaacttttttgagatgtgttgctgtcatgaaatttaaaatgagccaatatttggcatgaaatttcaaaatgtctcactttcgacatttgatatgttgtctatgttctattgtgaatacaatatcagtttttgagatttgtaaattattgcattccgtttttatttacaatttgtactttgtcccaccttttttggaatcggggttgtaatatatgcACATAAATACATATATTCATATATGCACATACTGGTCTCTCTTGATATGCTCACATTCATTTACAAATATGACATTTCCTGTTCACTATACAACACTCACCTTGCTGTTCAGGCGTGTATAGTGGTTTATCAGTCTGGATAAAGAGAAAACCATTGTTACGAATGACTGGTATTCTTATATCCTTGGTGAAGGAAGTAGATTTGGCCTGTAGGTGGAGATGAGTGACCTTTTTCTCAATGTTTGGGAAAACCTGTGGGCAAAGAGTAAACCATTTTAAAAATGAGATGCTGAGAAATACTGAGAAGAAATTTAATATGTCATATGTTCTGCATTCatgtacaaaacacacacacacacacacacacacacacacacacacacacacacacacacacacacacacacacacataaaatgaATGATTCAGTTCAGTCaaactttatttatatagtgcttttgacaaagaacattgtcacaaagcagctttacaggaatACAGGAATGTAtaaattctggatataaattttACTTATATGAATTTATAAATTCATCACTAATGAGCAAGCCATAAAGTGACATGAATATCTACAGAGCTGAATGTTATGTAAAACATTTTGCTCAGAACATTAACAGCTGTTAATATTATTCATAAGTGGCAGACCATCGTATATCAAAGTTTGACTTGTGACTTATGTGATTCACAGTTTTGCATAAGCTCAGTTTTAAATAGAATAATATATTACTCCATGTAATATGTCCATGTATCATGGACATTACTCCATGTAATATGGCTTGTACTTAATTGCCATACCCGTAAAGTAGCTGCAGCTTGGTAATTATTTTTGGCATTGAGGTTGAGAGTCTGAGATGCAAAAATTCTGCCTTCAGAGCCCAGACTGTCCTTAAGTTCAAGGGTCACTGTGGTTTCTTGGTCATAGCCGAACAACTGCACCACCACAGTCTCTGATGCATCTAATCGTAGAACTTTGGGTGCTGTAATGAAGTACCTAACAAAAACTGAATATTAATCTTCgtgtaataaggaaattggaAACCAGTGTTTTGCATCACAGTAACAGCAAGCTTATTCCCAGCAATAGGTGGTACACAAAATGTATTACtgtccaaaataataataataataataataataataataataataataataataataataatttgcagtAGCACTTGCCTTTAGTAATGTTGTAAATGGAACACTGTTTATAAATAATACTGTAGACTATACACTTACGTTTTCTGCTGAGCTTCAGTCACCGACTGCACATATATAACACAAAGCAGAAATAAAAGACCCATCATAGTGCTGTCTTAGATCCTCTCAGTGAAAGATAAAGCTCAGAGCAACAGTGCACTTTTTGATTACTTTGCTTGTTTTCAGTTAATCATGAACTAGAGTGTCTCATGATGCTAGAACTTTCAGAAAATGCACCTTTGGACCTTGGTCTAAGCACCACACATTGAAACCCAAAAGTAGGCTCAATGAAGTTATTTAAATGGTgtaactgtgcagaattatttaaCATGCACATATCATGATATAAACTTGTCTCTATTctacagcattattattattattattattattattattattattattacaagacAAGGAAAAAAGTTGACTGCTGTTCTTGTTGCTGTTCTTGTTAATTTCACACAACTTTATCAATGTAGTATTACAGCACATTTCAAAGGTTCATGGTCAGTGTAAACTGACACTAATAATTTATGTTTGTACCAAAAACAATGCTTTAATGTCCAAAATGACCTAATGTAAATGTGGTTCACTGGAGACAAATAAAAGTCTATGGGCATATTTGCTGTGCCACTGGGGTTTTTCAGTGTTGTGCAAGATGTAATCATATGACTTTCTGGGCACCACCTAAGTTATGCTATTGATTGACTGGAATTGAACAAATTGTTCCTAAGTATGTAGCAGAAAATGTAACACTTACAGTTGAATGGTGATATGACTTCCTAGATCTACTATTAAAGGTAGACTAAAATTTATTATGTAGTATTTCTCATTTTAGGTGCCTTTTAGGTGTGATTATATTGTTTAAAAATTAAATGAACTTTAAAATTAATATTATATTAAATAATGGATTATTATTAATGTTAACAAAACAATAGGCAGAAATAAGCATATTATACTAAAAGTGATTAAGCAACCATTTATTAGCATACAATGTGAATAGTGAAGTTTATTTCAGCAAAGTACATAATATAATAgagccaattattattatttatgatttacatacagtacatacacaaaTAAAGTGACTGTTCAGTAAATTCCAGAATTAGATTTTAAAATTATATTCACATTACTTTACAAAACTTACACAGATAATTTACAATTTTGTGCGCCTCAACTTTATTGACTGGCCGTCACATGCAGGTCAATAGGTGGAGACAATGAGGCTCAGTGCGTCTTCATTTCTGACCAGTTAAAATATTCCATAATACATAACGGTAGCCTCATCGAGAGTGTACATTCACTGagggttttatttaaaaaagtgacTTTTTCGGTCACTTTGGTGACCTTTGGTGGGACATGTTACATGCTCTCACTGCTTTTTAACACTAACAATTTTGCATGCAAAGATTAATCAGTTACACACTGACTGACCACCTCATCGACACTGCGCGCTCTTGCATTACCCACATATAACAGATATCAGTAGACTCAAGGCTTCTCAACACTCTCTGTCATCTCTGAGAATTCAACCACAATAAACGTACAAAACCTCACTTTCGTGCTCACGTCAGTACTGTCACAACTTGGGCTCCTCATGGGCCCTGTGCATCAAATACACCGAGTCTCCAACATATATCAAAGAGCATGAACAACATAGCATCCACTAAGAGGATGTGCAACTTCAAACAGCGTCATGTGCTCGATGAGGCTTAAAAGTTTGAAAGCAGAGGGACACTTTCACACCTCACAGCACCATGGTGGGTATGTGGTGCACCAGCGAAGCCGGGTGAGGCACCGCTGCCAtctgaggtggaggaggaggtgagGGGTTTTGCAGCCCCACCACGGGCCCGGCACTAGGTGGACGGTGCCTTGCGCTTTTCTGGTGCGCACGAAGGCCTGCCAGCTGTGAGTAGGCACTCTGGCACACGTGGCACTTGTAGGGGCGCTCGCCGGTGTGCAGGCGCACGTGGTTGCGCAGCGTGGATGACTGACTAAACCGACGGTTGCAGAAGCGACAAACGAAGGGTTTGTCGAGTGTGTGGATGCGCATGTGTGAGCGCAGATTGCTGCGTGAATTAAAGCCGCGGTGGCAGATCACGCAGCGCATGCGGCCCGCCGTGCCCAGGGACGTGCCGGACAATGAGGTGTCGCACACGTGGAAATCTTCTAGGAGGAGAGGGGAGAAAGTGAATATCAGTCACAACTTGAACAGTAATAATTGTTAGGAATGTATCTAAAATATGTCTAAGTTAGAGAAAATTTATGATGGACTTATTCTCACAAATGACAAACTAAGATCATGAAAAATTGCTCCAAACACGTTTGTTATTCACTGTCTATAACAGACACCCAATTTTAACTCAAAGTACAGGAGTAGCCCTAATGAAATCCTGAAGTGGTATCTTACCACTTTTATGCTTCTTCTGATGTTCATCGTCCATGCCAGGAACCCCAGGAATACCTAAAAATGTATTATGTGAATTCCCATACCATACCAGCAGTTCCTGATCTGGTGGTATTGTCTAAAGAAAACAAAAGATCAGAAATCATTATTCAGAAATGAAATGTACTCTAAAAAGTATGACTTGATTTTACTGAAATGTAGATATTACCTACAATCATAATTAGAATTGtaactatatttatatttataactaAATTAACTAGGATTGCCAACATATTTGTTAatattcatatttatttatttatttattacctctACCGCTTTGTAAAATATGCTGCTTCCAATCTGCACCACCTCTAGGTTCTGCTCCTGCTCATTCCGAGCACACTTAATGTAAGTCATCCAGCTGCGATGATCCTCTTGACTGGCATCAATGAAGTAGCGCACTGTCCCGTCCTCATTGAAAACCTGAGAACAAACGTGAACAAATTAAGAGTCAGCTGACAATAAGCGCTGTTCACTGGCATCCGAATGACTTCTGCTGCCCTTACCTCCCACATGAGGTTGTTGTTCTTAAAGAGGTCTACATGTTCAGGTGCAATGACCCTGCCAGTGAAGGGTCCCATCTCAGTGCCTGCCTTGATCCATGTCTTGGAGAAGATGCCAAGACCCTCACCAGGGATGGAACTCTGTGCAATGATCACCTCACTGGGCAACACAAGGCTTGACAGTTTCTGCACCTCTGCAGAAAGGATACACAAAATAAAGTTTACAACTCAGTGATATTCAGGCAAACTTATATAATCTATAAAGTACTTGTAGATATTTAAATATAAGGATATTTAAATCTTAAAAAGTGTATCTAAAAAGCCAACGTATGCTGGTTTTCAGACATTTTTGGGAACCACAGTTTCCATTCATCAAGGACTGTACTGAAAACAGAGGCAATATTAAAGATATTAGCTAAGAGGAGTTTACAGCCTTTAGCAATACTTAAAAAGATTctgtaaataaatacataaataaatcctacaaaattaaaatccagaaattaataataaaatgaagctATACAACACACACGTGCAAACCGTGCATTCATCCATACACTAGTTGTACCTACCCACGTACTTATTCTACTGAAAACGCCTTTGAATTAATATGTTTCAGCAGAATAGTATACAAATCCTTCTGCACGGTTTGCTCCAACATCTCACCATAGTAAGCCGGGTCCAAATGAATATAAAATACTCTTTAAAACCACGAAAAGGGTTATTTATCATGCTTTCACACAATTTGAAAGAAATGCCTCATTTCATACTCGTTATCCATTAAAGGACATTTCAGCAATAAATCTGCACTGAAAACGGGGACTTTTACATGTCCAGCGGATTTAAAATGGAAAAGAGATTAGCTGACCTGGTGAGAACATCACACTGTAGTAATGTCGGAACGGTGAACTTTAGAAACAGAGAATCGGTGAAGATGcgagcggagagagagagagacctatcTATTGGCTGATGAATGAAAACTGTCCTGGACAATGGACATTTTCTTTGCCTGTAAtactttccagggtgtaccccgcctttcgcccgtagtcagctgggataggctccagcttgcctgcgaccctgtaggacaggataaagcggctagagataatgagatgagatgagatgagatgagactttcccaTTAGAAACTTTTTTTTAGGTCAAGCTCAGAGTTAACCATATGAACTTAACAGCCTTATTTAAGTCTTCTCTTATTCGTCTGAGGAAGCTCTGAAGGCATAATGAGTTTTTTTTATGTGTAGCGAAAAATATAACAAAATAAGAAAAAGAGCCCAACTCTGATTTACTGTTAACACTTTGTTGGTGATTATTTTTTCTTCTGTACAACAAATGTATAAAGGAATGAAATCATAAAGCATTTAATTCATTTAGTTTGTACATATGAAGCTCATAAAAATACATTTGGGCAGTCTCAAAAAAGGACTTTTTTTGCTTAATTTTTGGTTCACTGGGGAGCTTTTATTGCCTAGTCCTTCAAAACAATTTTATAGAACTGAACGAGCTGAATAATCACTACCACCACGAATAAAACTGGTTAAAACCACACAGAGAAGTTTTGGGGAATGGTATCTCTTTCAATAACATTTTGGGTACCTTTATTTTTACTGTTTTCATATACAACTGTTTAGAAAAAAAATCATAGACAAACTTGTATGAATGTCGGAATTGAAAAGAAGCGACGGATGAAAGTGTTAGCTGATGGTGTGAAAGCAGTGATGCGGGACTCACCTCCGGAGAAGGACTGTGCCAGCACCTCCGCGGTGAAGGCCGTTTTGGGTCCCGCGGCGCTGCTCTTCTCCTCGAACAGATGCTCTCCGAGCGCGTTTCTCCAACGGCCGTACAGGAAACTGTGCAGGATGTCTGAGGTGATGATGTCTGACAGAGCCAGAGTGTGCGGCTTAAATCCAGCCTTCAGGGCCAGCGCTTCAGCGGGCAACACGGAACCCATAATCTCTAATCTCACTATGATTTTacacccttaaatttaaaatgtcccttatttggaaataaatcggTAACTCAACAGGATAGAGACTGTTATTTAaacaagtatctatctatctatctatctatctatctatctatctatctatctatctatctatctatctatctttatttatttatttatttatttattaagaaatCTCTGTTTAAACTCGATCTGTCCTGTTGGTGTGCAGTGCTGAAAATGTTTCTCTTTTGCAGGCTCCCGGTGGGTTTTATATCTGCGCTAGGGTCTGACCTGCGCTAATTAGTTATTAATGACCCACCCCTTGTATGCTGTGTGTCTGTAGACTTGTTCTAGCATTGGGGGGGAAACGCACGCTATTTATTGAATGGCCATCAGGcgggggcagtgtgtgtgtgtgtgtgtgtgtgtgtgtgtgcgtgttctcAACATTTAGCCAGTACATTTTTACTAAAATAAGCAGTCTCTCTGTCACACTTTTGAAAATGGCCCACACTGGCTCTTCTGGTAGGAAAAACGCTCAACATACCAGAGACACAACATAGAATCTCAGCATGAAAACAAATTGGACGATGGATGGATTAACAAAAAATGATGCCACTTAAATTTTGGCAGAAACGTCTAAAAAAAGTTAGAAGTTAAGCAGTCTGACAGCCGAGCTTATTTAATTGACTGCGATGCGGTAGGCTATATTTACAGCAATTATTGCTGTCAGGAAAAAGATAACGGCAAAATAATAACGCAAGGATaatttaaaaactaaaaaaagTTAAAGAAATGAACACAGAAAAGTTGTAAAATATGAACATGAGTTCATATTTTACAACTTTTAAATGTATTGAAATTTACCAATAAACGCTTCAAACTATTGTTTTTTCCCCCTAATCCAAGATTAGATTAACAGGAATATACACAGTTTTGTGGACTGAAAAAAAGAGCAGCACATCAACAAAACAACAGAAGGTGATATCCAGCACCTAGTGAGCATATCGAAATTAAAAGTACATATTCCAGCTGAATAGATTTTAATGAGGTTCTTAAGCTCAGTAATATGTAAAGCCGTTTGGGTCAAGTCTTTTATTTCGTTCTTTTTCAGACCAAAGTGATTTAATATTCATGGCTATTAATTTAAAGTCTTTAGGTATTCTAAGAGGGGAATatgggctttttttttaaaatagctcCACGTCTTTCTCTCTTCTCTTTTTCAAGGTTGATGGACTGAGCTTAAATGGGCagtccccccacccccccccaacAGGGAGGACATCTTTATTCCATCCACCGGCTTCCAGAGTTTCCCATTCATGTCTCTCCGATATAATGTCGGCCGCAAAAATCAATCTTTCACGGTGTTCTTTGAGAACGATTTGACATCCATGCaatcttctcttttttttcccctttgggaAGACTACAAGGGGAATGTCCGAAAAAAAAAGTCTGGTCAAGGTTGGGGTCTGGGAAAGAGGAGAGGGTGAAACGGGACATGAGAGCAAGAGTGGAGAGAAGAGGTGCGGCGCTGAAGCGGACctcggggcgagagagagagagagagagagagagagagagaaaaggtgaGTGGCAGGGCATGAAAACAGATTAGGACTCAACAGCTGCTTTTTGagggactccccccccccccccccgtgaatAGGATTTACACACACTTAGACTGATTTATATTTATTGCAGTTAAGTATTTAGCACTGTTATTGGGTTCATAGAAAATGTAGACTCCATAGGATATTCTTGAAAATCTGAAATAAAAAGCTGACATGAGGCAAGCAAATATAGTTTGTCACTTAAAAAATCTACATAAAATCTTCCAAATTCACGTTTTTAAAATAAAGCTCTGAGACTGTGAAGGAATGGACATTGCATTGCATGTCGCATATTAAGAATTTATAAATAAATGTTCAGCACGATTTTTGTATTTGTAGTTGTTACCACAAATGCGCAAAAGGCAGATAAATTCTGAAGTTTGGGGATCAACCAAACTGTTCACACAGAGAACATTATCTTCAATCTCCGTTATCTTCAATCTTCTTCGATGATTCTTAAAATTGTTATCGAACGCTACTGCAATGATCATGGCGTTTGCACCACACATATGACTATTATCCTCTTGTTCCTACTGATTAAAAAATATTAGCCATAGGACTGAACACGCTCAGAAATTGATTATGGGCAGTCGCATATATTTAAG from Neoarius graeffei isolate fNeoGra1 chromosome 24, fNeoGra1.pri, whole genome shotgun sequence harbors:
- the prdm12b gene encoding PR domain zinc finger protein 12b; its protein translation is MGSVLPAEALALKAGFKPHTLALSDIITSDILHSFLYGRWRNALGEHLFEEKSSAAGPKTAFTAEVLAQSFSGEVQKLSSLVLPSEVIIAQSSIPGEGLGIFSKTWIKAGTEMGPFTGRVIAPEHVDLFKNNNLMWEVFNEDGTVRYFIDASQEDHRSWMTYIKCARNEQEQNLEVVQIGSSIFYKAVETIPPDQELLVWYGNSHNTFLGIPGVPGMDDEHQKKHKSEDFHVCDTSLSGTSLGTAGRMRCVICHRGFNSRSNLRSHMRIHTLDKPFVCRFCNRRFSQSSTLRNHVRLHTGERPYKCHVCQSAYSQLAGLRAHQKSARHRPPSAGPVVGLQNPSPPPPPQMAAVPHPASLVHHIPTMVL